A genomic region of Hippoglossus hippoglossus isolate fHipHip1 chromosome 8, fHipHip1.pri, whole genome shotgun sequence contains the following coding sequences:
- the mapk8ip3 gene encoding C-Jun-amino-terminal kinase-interacting protein 3 isoform X11: MMELQIDEVVYQDDYGSGSVMSERVSGLANSIYREFERLIRSYDEEVVKELMPLVVNVLENLDGVLTENQEHEVELELLKEDNEQLITQYEREKALRKQAEEKFIEFEDALEAEKKDLQVQVEFLELQGKQLELKTKNYSDQITRLEERESDTKKEYNALHQRHTEMIQTYVEHIERSKMQQAGTNSQSEGPGCGRTKAERPPSLSLYPSGEGMEDGSESDSVAATPSSTGSKSNTPTSSVPSATVTPINEGCLPNSEFDAMRAGNHRKSAKRLSRNMEVQVSQETRNVSIGMGSSDEWSEFQEIIDSTPELDMCVDHRGYGGGNSPSQGIVNEAFGINTDSLYHEIKDAKSDIIGDVDAGAELLGEFSVRDDFFGMGKEVENLLTENKQLLETKNALNIVKNDLIAKVDELSGVQEVLREELEAVRQSKNKVDARVKELEEELKRLRAEALGASRDSKDEGADDFSSPMQDGDMTMTQRRRFTRVEMARVLMERNQYKERLMELQEAVRWTEMIRASRESPPITEKKKSTIWQFFARLFSTSSSPPPVKRPYYSVNIHYKSPSPAGFSQRRSQTMCQISTSNRTLEFFPEELASNGVASLLSDSAVLARREQRREQYRQVREHMRRDDGIMQACGWSVPSRFKQTGGQTDTAQESPLKRQQTTNEKDDNRMKNVPVPVYCRPLVEKDPNRKLWCAAGVDLSGWRAGSQESPPSRALLGGSDPLHADEDGAEKKSSHTSPEKRKSKELQETDSMNSRVWILTSTHSASKVVIIDANQPGSLVDQFNVCNAHVLCISSVPAASESDYPAGEIVLDPGDAGTGAGEDTGSVENMLAGITLVGCATNCSVARSNCSSRTDTPIMDKGQAPTAPPMNGKIHPAQSAEEATEATEVSESTANHTMGSGPPGPFTEHVFTDPQPRPTDVSDRNGGLSKEESSQPPESEDGCDDSKSYTSVAPTMWLGAQNGWLYVHSAVGNWKKCLHSIKLKDSVLSLVHVKGRVLVALADGTLAIFHRSEDGQWDLSNYHLMDLGRPHHSIRCMAVVHDKVWCGYKNKIHVIQPKSMQIEKSFDAHPRRESQVRQLAWIGDGVWVSIRLDSTLRLYHAHTHQHLQDVDIEPYVSKMLGTGKLGFSFVRITALLIGGNRLWVGTGNGVIISIPLTETVVLHRGQLLGLRANKVSPTSSGGVIHVYGDDGSEKSSGSFIPYCSMAQAQLCFHGHRDAVKFFVSVPGNVLATLNGSVLDSPSEGQGSTAPPETEAQSVHNVLVLSGGEGYIDFRIGDGEDDETEEGESGGATQMKPALCKAERSHIIVWQVSYVPE; the protein is encoded by the exons ATGATGGAGCTGCAGATCGACGAGGTGGTCTACCAGGACGACTACGGCTCCGGCTCCGTGATGTCGGAGCGGGTGTCGGGCCTGGCCAACAGCATCTACCGGGAGTTCGAGCGGCTGATCCGCAGCTACGACGAGGAGGTGGTGAAGGAGCTGATGCCGCTGGTGGTGAACGTGCTGGAGAACCTGGACGGGGTGCTCACCGAGAACCAGGAGCACGaagtggagctggagctgctgaaggaggACAACGAGCAGCTCATCACCCAGTACGAGCGGGAGAAGGCGCTGAGGAAGCAGGCGGAGGAG AAATTCATTGAGTTTGAAGATGCCTTGGAAGCTGAGAAGAAGGACCTGCAGGTACAGGTGGAGTTTCTGGAGCTGCAGGGGAAACAGCTGGAGCTCAAGACAAAGAACTACTCCGACCAAA tcacTCGGCTGGAGGAGCGAGAGTCAGACACGAAGAAAGAGTACAACGCTCTGCACCAGCGCCACACTGAG ATGATCCAGACGTACGTCGAGCACATAGAGCGGTCCAAAATGCAGCAGGCAGGGACCAACAGCCAATCGGAAGGCCCCGGCTGTGGACGAAC CAAAGCGGAGCGCCCGCCGTCGTTGAGCCTGTACCCCAGCGGCGAGGGCATG GAGGATGGATCCGAGTCCGACTCAGTAGCAGCCACGCCCAGCAGCACGGGGAGCAAGTCCAACACACCCACCTCCTCCGTCCCCTCCGCCACCGTCACCCCGATCAACGAGGGCTGCCTCCCCAACTCCGAGTTCGATGCCATGCGGGCCGGGAACCACAGGAAAAGTGCCAAGCGGCTCAGCCGGAATATGGAAGTGCAGGTTTCCCAGGAAACCAGGAACGTCAGCATCG GTATGGGAAGCAGTGATGAGTGGTCCGAGTTCCAGGAGATCATCGATTCTACTCCTGAGCTCGACATGTGTGTGGACCACCGCGGGTACGGGGGAGGAAACAG ccCCTCCCAGGGCATCGTGAACGAGGCCTTCGGCATCAACACCGACTCCCTTTATCACGAGATCAAAGACGCCAAGTCGGACATCATCGGAGACGTAGATGCAGGCGCCGAGCTGCTCG GCGAGTTCTCAG TCCGCGATGATTTCTTCG GGATGGGCAAGGAGGTGGAGAACCTGCTGACAGAGAACAAACAGCTCCTAGAGACCAA AAACGCTCTGAACATTGTGAAAAACGACCTTATTGCCAAAGTGGACGAGCTGTCGGGGGTGCAGGAGGTGCtgagggaggagctggaggccgTGAGGCAGTCGAAGAACAAGGTGGACGCCAGAgtcaaggagctggaggaagaacTCAAGAG GTTAAGAGCCGAAGCTCTCGGTGCGTCTCGGGACTCTAAGGATGAAGGAGCGGATGAT TTCTCATCGCCCATGCAGGACGGCGACATGACAATGACCCAGCGGCGGCGATTCACCCGGGTGGAGATGGCGCGCGTGCTGATGGAGAGGAACCAGTACAAAGAGAGACTGATGGAACTGCAGGAGGCCGTACGGTGGACGGAAATGATCAG GGCGTCCCGGGAGAGTCCTCcaatcacagagaaaaagaagtcAACCATCTGGCAGTT CTTTGCACGTCTCTTCAGCACGTCGTCCAGCCCTCCGCCGGTCAAGCGGCCGTACTACAGCGTCAACATCCACTACAAGTCGCCCTCGCCGGCCGGCTTCTCTCAGCGACGCAGCCAAACCATGTGTCAGATCTCCACCTCCAACCGCACGCTGGAGTTCTTCCCCGAAGA ACTGGCCAGTAACGGTGTTGCGTCTCTCCTCAGTGACTCGGCGGTCTTAGCCCGCCGAGAGCAGCGGCGTGAACAGTACCGGCAGGTCCGCGAGCACATGCGCCGCGATGACGGCATCATGCAGGCCTGTGGCTGGAGTGTGCCGTCACGCTTcaaacag ACTGGTGGTCAGACGGACACCGCTCAGGAAAGCCCGCTGAAGAGACAACAG ACCACCAACGAAAAAGACGATAATCGCATGAAGAATGTTCCTGTCCCGGTGTActgtcgccccctggtggagaaGGACCCCAACAGGAAG ttGTGGTGTGCGGCAGGCGTGGACCTGTCAGGATGGAGGGCCGGCAGCCAGGAGTCGCCACCAAGCAGAGCCCTGTTGGGCGGCAGCGATCCCCTGCACGCTGACGAGGACGGAGCGGAGAAGAAGAGCAGCCACACGTCCCCGGAGAAGAGGAAG TCAAAGGAGCTCCAAGAAACAGACAGCATGAACAGTCGAGTGTGGATACTCACCAGCACTCACTCTGCCAGCAAGGTGGTCATCATCGACGCCAACCAGCCGGGCTCACTGGTCGACCAGTTCAACGTCTGCAACGCCCACGTGCTCTGCATCTCCAGCGTCCCAG ctgCCAGTGAGAGCGACTACCCAGCAGGAGAGATCGTGTTGGATCCGGGTGACGCTGGCACCGGCGCAGGCGAGGACACCGGTAGTGTGGAGAACATGTTGGCCGGTATCACTCTCGTCGGCTGCGCCACCAACTGCAGCGTTGCCCGTAGCAACTGCTCCTCACGCACTGATACCCCCATAATGGACAAAGGACAAG CCCCCACTGCTCCCCCCATGAACGGGAAGATTCACCCTGCACAGTCGGCCGAGGAAGCCACTGAAGCCACAGAGGTCTCAGAGTCAACAGCCAACCACACGATGGGATCCGGCCCTCCAGGACCATTCACCGAGCACGTCTTCACCGATCCCCAGCCTCGTCCTACAGACGTCTCCGACAG AAACGGAGGCCTGTCCAAAGAGGAATCGTCTCAGCCTCCAGAGTCAGAGGACGGATGCGACGATTCCAAAAGCTACACGAGCGTGGCCCCCACCATGTGGCTCGGGGCCCAGAACGGCTG GCTCTACGTGCACTCGGCCGTTGGAAACTGGAAGAAGTGTCTCCACTCCATCAAACTCAAAGACTCGGTGCTCAGCTTGGT GCATGTGAAAGGTCGTGTGCTGGTCGCCCTCGCTGACGGGACCCTCGCCATTTTCCACAGATCAGAGG ACGGCCAGTGGGATTTGTCCAACTACCACCTCATGGACCTCGGTCGGCCTCATCACTCCATCCGCTGCATGGCGGTCGTCCACGACAAGGTGTGGTGCGGCTACAAGAACAAGATCCACGTCATCCAGCCCAAGAGCATGCAGATCGAG AAGTCCTTCGACGCGCACCCCCGCAGGGAGAGCCAGGTGCGGCAGCTAGCGTGGATCGGCGATGGCGTGTGGGTGTCGATCCGGCTCGACTCCACCCTGCGCCTCTACCACGCCCACACGCACCAGCACCTCCAGGACGTGGACATTGAGCCGTACGTCAGCAAGATGCTGG GTACCGGCAAGCTGGGCTTCTCCTTCGTGCGAATCACGGCGCTTCTGATCGGTGGGAATCGCCTGTGGGTAGGAACTGGGAACGGTGTGATCATCTCCATCCCACTGACGGAGA CGGTGGTCCTTCACCGGGGACAGCTCCTGGGTTTGAGGG CCAATAAAGTGTCTCCAACATCCTCCGGGGGAGTCATCCACGTGTACGGCGACGACGGCTCTGAAAAGAGCAGCGGCAGCTTCATCCCCTACTGCTCGATGGCACAGGCCCAGCTCTGTTTCCACGGACACCGAGACGCAGTCAAGTTCTTCGTATCAGTGCCCG gcaaTGTTCTGGCCACCCTGAATGGCAGCGTGCTGGACAGTCCGTCTGAGGGGCAGGGCTCCACAGCGCCCCCAGAGACCGAGGCCCAGAGTGTTCACAACGTGCTGGtgctgagtggaggagagggcTACATCGACTTCCGTATCG gcGATGGAGAAGACGACgagacggaggagggagagagcggtGGGGCCACGCAGATGAAACCTGCCTTGTGCAAAGCGGAGCGGAGCCACATCATCGTCTGGCAGGTGTCTTACGTACCCGAGTGA
- the mapk8ip3 gene encoding C-Jun-amino-terminal kinase-interacting protein 3 isoform X12 translates to MMELQIDEVVYQDDYGSGSVMSERVSGLANSIYREFERLIRSYDEEVVKELMPLVVNVLENLDGVLTENQEHEVELELLKEDNEQLITQYEREKALRKQAEEKFIEFEDALEAEKKDLQVQVEFLELQGKQLELKTKNYSDQITRLEERESDTKKEYNALHQRHTEMIQTYVEHIERSKMQQAGTNSQSEGPGCGRTQRHTWRKSKAERPPSLSLYPSGEGMEDGSESDSVAATPSSTGSKSNTPTSSVPSATVTPINEGCLPNSEFDAMRAGNHRKSAKRLSRNMEVQVSQETRNVSIGMGSSDEWSEFQEIIDSTPELDMCVDHRGYGGGNSPSQGIVNEAFGINTDSLYHEIKDAKSDIIGDVDAGAELLGEFSVRDDFFGMGKEVENLLTENKQLLETKNALNIVKNDLIAKVDELSGVQEVLREELEAVRQSKNKVDARVKELEEELKRLRAEALGASRDSKDEGADDFSSPMQDGDMTMTQRRRFTRVEMARVLMERNQYKERLMELQEAVRWTEMIRASRESPPITEKKKSTIWQFFARLFSTSSSPPPVKRPYYSVNIHYKSPSPAGFSQRRSQTMCQISTSNRTLEFFPEDDSAVLARREQRREQYRQVREHMRRDDGIMQACGWSVPSRFKQTGGQTDTAQESPLKRQQTTNEKDDNRMKNVPVPVYCRPLVEKDPNRKLWCAAGVDLSGWRAGSQESPPSRALLGGSDPLHADEDGAEKKSSHTSPEKRKSKELQETDSMNSRVWILTSTHSASKVVIIDANQPGSLVDQFNVCNAHVLCISSVPAASESDYPAGEIVLDPGDAGTGAGEDTGSVENMLAGITLVGCATNCSVARSNCSSRTDTPIMDKGQAPTAPPMNGKIHPAQSAEEATEATEVSESTANHTMGSGPPGPFTEHVFTDPQPRPTDVSDRNGGLSKEESSQPPESEDGCDDSKSYTSVAPTMWLGAQNGWLYVHSAVGNWKKCLHSIKLKDSVLSLVHVKGRVLVALADGTLAIFHRSEDGQWDLSNYHLMDLGRPHHSIRCMAVVHDKVWCGYKNKIHVIQPKSMQIEKSFDAHPRRESQVRQLAWIGDGVWVSIRLDSTLRLYHAHTHQHLQDVDIEPYVSKMLGTGKLGFSFVRITALLIGGNRLWVGTGNGVIISIPLTETVVLHRGQLLGLRANKVSPTSSGGVIHVYGDDGSEKSSGSFIPYCSMAQAQLCFHGHRDAVKFFVSVPGNVLATLNGSVLDSPSEGQGSTAPPETEAQSVHNVLVLSGGEGYIDFRIGDGEDDETEEGESGGATQMKPALCKAERSHIIVWQVSYVPE, encoded by the exons ATGATGGAGCTGCAGATCGACGAGGTGGTCTACCAGGACGACTACGGCTCCGGCTCCGTGATGTCGGAGCGGGTGTCGGGCCTGGCCAACAGCATCTACCGGGAGTTCGAGCGGCTGATCCGCAGCTACGACGAGGAGGTGGTGAAGGAGCTGATGCCGCTGGTGGTGAACGTGCTGGAGAACCTGGACGGGGTGCTCACCGAGAACCAGGAGCACGaagtggagctggagctgctgaaggaggACAACGAGCAGCTCATCACCCAGTACGAGCGGGAGAAGGCGCTGAGGAAGCAGGCGGAGGAG AAATTCATTGAGTTTGAAGATGCCTTGGAAGCTGAGAAGAAGGACCTGCAGGTACAGGTGGAGTTTCTGGAGCTGCAGGGGAAACAGCTGGAGCTCAAGACAAAGAACTACTCCGACCAAA tcacTCGGCTGGAGGAGCGAGAGTCAGACACGAAGAAAGAGTACAACGCTCTGCACCAGCGCCACACTGAG ATGATCCAGACGTACGTCGAGCACATAGAGCGGTCCAAAATGCAGCAGGCAGGGACCAACAGCCAATCGGAAGGCCCCGGCTGTGGACGAAC TCAACGCCACACATGGAGGAAAAG CAAAGCGGAGCGCCCGCCGTCGTTGAGCCTGTACCCCAGCGGCGAGGGCATG GAGGATGGATCCGAGTCCGACTCAGTAGCAGCCACGCCCAGCAGCACGGGGAGCAAGTCCAACACACCCACCTCCTCCGTCCCCTCCGCCACCGTCACCCCGATCAACGAGGGCTGCCTCCCCAACTCCGAGTTCGATGCCATGCGGGCCGGGAACCACAGGAAAAGTGCCAAGCGGCTCAGCCGGAATATGGAAGTGCAGGTTTCCCAGGAAACCAGGAACGTCAGCATCG GTATGGGAAGCAGTGATGAGTGGTCCGAGTTCCAGGAGATCATCGATTCTACTCCTGAGCTCGACATGTGTGTGGACCACCGCGGGTACGGGGGAGGAAACAG ccCCTCCCAGGGCATCGTGAACGAGGCCTTCGGCATCAACACCGACTCCCTTTATCACGAGATCAAAGACGCCAAGTCGGACATCATCGGAGACGTAGATGCAGGCGCCGAGCTGCTCG GCGAGTTCTCAG TCCGCGATGATTTCTTCG GGATGGGCAAGGAGGTGGAGAACCTGCTGACAGAGAACAAACAGCTCCTAGAGACCAA AAACGCTCTGAACATTGTGAAAAACGACCTTATTGCCAAAGTGGACGAGCTGTCGGGGGTGCAGGAGGTGCtgagggaggagctggaggccgTGAGGCAGTCGAAGAACAAGGTGGACGCCAGAgtcaaggagctggaggaagaacTCAAGAG GTTAAGAGCCGAAGCTCTCGGTGCGTCTCGGGACTCTAAGGATGAAGGAGCGGATGAT TTCTCATCGCCCATGCAGGACGGCGACATGACAATGACCCAGCGGCGGCGATTCACCCGGGTGGAGATGGCGCGCGTGCTGATGGAGAGGAACCAGTACAAAGAGAGACTGATGGAACTGCAGGAGGCCGTACGGTGGACGGAAATGATCAG GGCGTCCCGGGAGAGTCCTCcaatcacagagaaaaagaagtcAACCATCTGGCAGTT CTTTGCACGTCTCTTCAGCACGTCGTCCAGCCCTCCGCCGGTCAAGCGGCCGTACTACAGCGTCAACATCCACTACAAGTCGCCCTCGCCGGCCGGCTTCTCTCAGCGACGCAGCCAAACCATGTGTCAGATCTCCACCTCCAACCGCACGCTGGAGTTCTTCCCCGAAGA TGACTCGGCGGTCTTAGCCCGCCGAGAGCAGCGGCGTGAACAGTACCGGCAGGTCCGCGAGCACATGCGCCGCGATGACGGCATCATGCAGGCCTGTGGCTGGAGTGTGCCGTCACGCTTcaaacag ACTGGTGGTCAGACGGACACCGCTCAGGAAAGCCCGCTGAAGAGACAACAG ACCACCAACGAAAAAGACGATAATCGCATGAAGAATGTTCCTGTCCCGGTGTActgtcgccccctggtggagaaGGACCCCAACAGGAAG ttGTGGTGTGCGGCAGGCGTGGACCTGTCAGGATGGAGGGCCGGCAGCCAGGAGTCGCCACCAAGCAGAGCCCTGTTGGGCGGCAGCGATCCCCTGCACGCTGACGAGGACGGAGCGGAGAAGAAGAGCAGCCACACGTCCCCGGAGAAGAGGAAG TCAAAGGAGCTCCAAGAAACAGACAGCATGAACAGTCGAGTGTGGATACTCACCAGCACTCACTCTGCCAGCAAGGTGGTCATCATCGACGCCAACCAGCCGGGCTCACTGGTCGACCAGTTCAACGTCTGCAACGCCCACGTGCTCTGCATCTCCAGCGTCCCAG ctgCCAGTGAGAGCGACTACCCAGCAGGAGAGATCGTGTTGGATCCGGGTGACGCTGGCACCGGCGCAGGCGAGGACACCGGTAGTGTGGAGAACATGTTGGCCGGTATCACTCTCGTCGGCTGCGCCACCAACTGCAGCGTTGCCCGTAGCAACTGCTCCTCACGCACTGATACCCCCATAATGGACAAAGGACAAG CCCCCACTGCTCCCCCCATGAACGGGAAGATTCACCCTGCACAGTCGGCCGAGGAAGCCACTGAAGCCACAGAGGTCTCAGAGTCAACAGCCAACCACACGATGGGATCCGGCCCTCCAGGACCATTCACCGAGCACGTCTTCACCGATCCCCAGCCTCGTCCTACAGACGTCTCCGACAG AAACGGAGGCCTGTCCAAAGAGGAATCGTCTCAGCCTCCAGAGTCAGAGGACGGATGCGACGATTCCAAAAGCTACACGAGCGTGGCCCCCACCATGTGGCTCGGGGCCCAGAACGGCTG GCTCTACGTGCACTCGGCCGTTGGAAACTGGAAGAAGTGTCTCCACTCCATCAAACTCAAAGACTCGGTGCTCAGCTTGGT GCATGTGAAAGGTCGTGTGCTGGTCGCCCTCGCTGACGGGACCCTCGCCATTTTCCACAGATCAGAGG ACGGCCAGTGGGATTTGTCCAACTACCACCTCATGGACCTCGGTCGGCCTCATCACTCCATCCGCTGCATGGCGGTCGTCCACGACAAGGTGTGGTGCGGCTACAAGAACAAGATCCACGTCATCCAGCCCAAGAGCATGCAGATCGAG AAGTCCTTCGACGCGCACCCCCGCAGGGAGAGCCAGGTGCGGCAGCTAGCGTGGATCGGCGATGGCGTGTGGGTGTCGATCCGGCTCGACTCCACCCTGCGCCTCTACCACGCCCACACGCACCAGCACCTCCAGGACGTGGACATTGAGCCGTACGTCAGCAAGATGCTGG GTACCGGCAAGCTGGGCTTCTCCTTCGTGCGAATCACGGCGCTTCTGATCGGTGGGAATCGCCTGTGGGTAGGAACTGGGAACGGTGTGATCATCTCCATCCCACTGACGGAGA CGGTGGTCCTTCACCGGGGACAGCTCCTGGGTTTGAGGG CCAATAAAGTGTCTCCAACATCCTCCGGGGGAGTCATCCACGTGTACGGCGACGACGGCTCTGAAAAGAGCAGCGGCAGCTTCATCCCCTACTGCTCGATGGCACAGGCCCAGCTCTGTTTCCACGGACACCGAGACGCAGTCAAGTTCTTCGTATCAGTGCCCG gcaaTGTTCTGGCCACCCTGAATGGCAGCGTGCTGGACAGTCCGTCTGAGGGGCAGGGCTCCACAGCGCCCCCAGAGACCGAGGCCCAGAGTGTTCACAACGTGCTGGtgctgagtggaggagagggcTACATCGACTTCCGTATCG gcGATGGAGAAGACGACgagacggaggagggagagagcggtGGGGCCACGCAGATGAAACCTGCCTTGTGCAAAGCGGAGCGGAGCCACATCATCGTCTGGCAGGTGTCTTACGTACCCGAGTGA